CAGAGATAAGTACCAAATAATCATTAATCACTGGTTCTCAGCACTCAGATTTTTCTATAATTGTCTTTTGTGCAAATTGTTGAAGCTACTGGAATGTAACCCAGCAGCACACTAGATTAATGCCGTTGATTATTGCTGATGACCAAGTTACTGATGAAAACAATTTACAAGATCTGTATAATCAAACGCACCATCTCTGTTCAATCAAAATCACTGATTTCTGAACCTTCTGTACAATTCTTTTTGCAGATGGCTGACTTTTGCTTTTAATCAATAATTAGGTCTGAGTGAACGAACAGATGTATAGTGCTCAACTCGGCTTTGTCTCAGTAACTGAGTTTATGAACTGAAACGTGTTAATCAAGTGATGCACCTTCCCAATTGCAGCTTATCCATGACAGCGTATTTCCTCCCCAGCAATCTCTGACATTCACAAAGGAGGCAGGATCAATATTTCCTTTCAAGCTGCAACCTCTCCTCCGAATCTCTTAAGGCCAGTCCCTGTGCCTCCTGTATAAAATTCTCATCCTTGTAACTCAATGCACTTGACCTTCCCTGTCTCTAACCATCCTAACTCCCAAGGAATTCCAAAGCGGTAGATGGGCTTATCAGAATCTCTTCTGATTTCCGGGCTTGGGAAGGTGCAAACATGAGGGAATGACTCATAGTAAAAAGTGAAAGCCAAGTGACTCTGGGTATGGTGGAAAACCTCCCAACTCAGCACTTGTGTTGTAAAGACAATGTCATAAAAGCTTGCATGACATCAACGTTTGCCCTGTGCTGAGGTTTTTAGTTGAGTGCTTCATTACCCAGCCTTCCCCATGTCCAAGCACCTCGTTCCTTCAGTTGATGACAGGCGGTGAAGCAATGTTGGACTGGAAAGCATACGTGGCGGCTGTCCTACAAGACAGCACTATTGCGGACATTGCAATTGTCGGATGCACCCCCAAGAACAAATCCATCTGGGCATGCAGAAGCGATGGTGTATTCGGCCGCATTACATCCCAGGAGATTGAAGTGATCATCGACACCGACAGGAAGTGTATCCTCCAAAACGGCATAACCATTGGTGGGAAGAAGTATTCCATCATCCGGGATAACATGCTGTTGGAAAATGATCCTTCCATGGATATCAGGACACTGGGTAATGAGGGCATGAGCATTTGTATTGGGAAATCTACCAAAGCCATGATGATTCTGATGGGCCGGAAAGGAGTTCATGGAGGTGTCATCAACAAGAAGATGCATGACATGGTGGACTTTCTAAGTAGAAATGGCAAGATCTAAATGGTCAAGTATGAAATAAAGGTGATGACCCCAATTTCTTGCTTTGTGATTAGACTGGAAAATTGATAATTTAAGTGTTTGAAGGATCTTCAGTGTGCAAATTCAATGGGAGTTTAGTTTATAACAATTCAACAGTGGAAGCGCCTGACAATGctgagagtggcacggtggcgcagcggtagagttgctgccttacagcaccagagacccaagttcaatcctgactacgggtgctgtcagtttgGAAGTTCttcccttgacctgtgtgggttttctccaggagctctggtttcctcccacactccaaagacgtacaggtttgtaggctaattggcttggtataattgtaaattgtccctagtgtatataggatagtgttagtgtgcgaaccAGAGATTTCAACAGTTGCAGCCTCGCTTCTTCCAACTTCTGGCTGTGAAATTCAACTTTCCAGTAATTATGATCTCACCATTTCGTACATTTTTTTCTGTCAGTCATtgtttttcccttctctcctccccccaatATCGAATGTAAAAAAAGTACAGCTTagggaaaggcccttcagcccacaatgtccatgcgacCTGgcctcatctgtctgcacatgatccattccctgcatatccatgtgtccatctaCCTTTTTAAAAATGAGTCATTTTGGGTTTACCAATCACTAGCTAGTAGTAGACACTGGACGTGATAGATCACAACTATTTGCAGTCCTTTTGATGACTTGGATAAAGGGTCTTGAGATTTTCTGATGATACCAATGTGGGTTCCTACACATTGGTTGCTTATTGTGTTGTGAGGAGAGCTCGTGGGATCTTGATTGAATGGGCACACAATGTTCATTGTGGGGAAACTCATTTTAGAAGCTTGAAAAAtcaaaatatttatatatattttaaataaaggcTGTGCGACAAAATAATGGGGGGAAGCGGGGGGGCTCCGAGACTATTGGTATGTAGATCTAGCAGATAATTAGAAGCGTAATGGAATGGTGGACAGTTGCAAGGTAATGAAGTATAAAAGTCAGAATGCAGAAGGTATGACCAtttaattctctaattttaggtaacctcttaaCACCCCATGGAGTCGATTCGACttatctccttccccctcctacgtgctttcctctggcttcacaatgtgCAGCTCTTCGATCCTTCTGTCTCACAACACTTATTTTAATCTATGGCCTTTGTTCCAATcacctgcctatcaacccccccccccccccgtgtccaTCTATTGCCTGCcttactctgtctctctctgtctgcctgtctctctctctctgtctctctcttttcccccctcatcaGCTTTCACCTATATCTATCTTGAGTTTTgctttcactcctcttctttccttatctctgACATCCATTGGTTTCCTTTTCATAACGTTGTCCTCCCAACTACCCATCAAACCCCCTCCCTGACTTATCGTTTTCAGGgttcgttccccccccccccccccaaactccaatcagcccgaagaagggtccagacccaagatGGCAACAACCCATcccttcctcagatgctgcctaagctacagtgttactccagcactttgtagaaaAAAAAAGTTGGGAAAATGAGAAGAAATACTCTGAACAACAGCAGATCAGTTTTAGCCACAAAGTTTATTGAGGTCAGATCGCTGCTGTACTGGCAACCATCTCTACAGCACAGGTGGAGGAACCACATTCTAACAAGTACAGTACATGAGGATTTAAAAACCTGTCTATGCTCTACCACCAAACCTACTGAGAATAAAAATATGTAAACGCATCcagtgtatgtgtgtttatattttttttaaactacccaCGATAGGTAGTTACAGTAATCAACTGAGTTATTAACAAGCAAaacacatttttaaacatttccctACATATCCCTGCAATGCCCTCAAAACAGTTGAATCCGTTCACAAGCTCAGATTTGCAGTCCATAAGATTCCTGGTTTGATGGTGATGCATGCAAAACAATTGAGATCAGTATCCTCTTGGATAGGGATGGATAAATATTTCTGATACATATATGATGGGAACTGTGGCAATCTGATATATATTGCCTTCCAGACAACTGGGCTTGCATAAGGAGATACCAGTGGTGTCTGTTGGACTCCTGCACAGAAGTGAATCCACCTCTGTTGTAACTGTACCCAAATGAGGTACATTTCGAATGGAccagaggaggaatttccttagccagagggtgatgaatctgtggaattcattgtggcgatgaggccaagtcattgggtatttttaaagcggagattgataggttcttgattagggcgtcaaaggctatggggagaagtcaggagagtggggttgagagggaatgatagatcagccatgattgaatgacagaatagactcgatgggccaaatgacctagttCTGCTCCTTTGATGTATGAACATGAATGACTCTTTTAGGAGAGGAGCAATAAGATATTTGCAGCTGGGAGGATGATATGTCAACCAGTCTCTCCAGCCTCAGCTAAGCACCATGTTGGAACTGAGCAGCCCTTATCCCATTGAAAGGCTTCATTCAGTATCTCTCGTATTTTGCAACAGGTACTTTGCAACCAGACATAGAATGGGGCATGAAGGTGTGGTTAGCAGCCAGAGTTCTAGACCGTGGAAGCACAAATGCAAGAACATGGTGGCTGGACAAATTAAAACTCAAGTAATTGTTTCAAACCCAAATATAGGGGACAGTAAAGATAACCAGAAAATGGCTGGGTTGTTGTAAAAGGTCATCAGATTCACTTAATGCCATTCGGGGTAGAAAAGGGTACACATattggaaatgtgaaatataaGCAGAAAACACTCGAAACAACTGGCAAGttgggcaatatctgtggagagagaaaaaagatacaaagtgctggaataatttgaatggatcaggcaacatccctggagatcaTAGATTGGGGATGTTTAGGGATAGGAACCTTCTTTGGACCCGAAATGtagtctgtgttctccagagacactgcctgacctgccgaattaCTCGAGCATTTTATTTCTTCTTTTGCAAACCATCATTTGCTGCTCTTTTATTTCTACAACTGTAGAGAGATTTTCACAAACGCTGACTGCTCTATTATATGGATTTAgatttttggagatacagcgctgaaacaaggccttcggcccaccgagtccgcagcaaCCAGCCCGCATACACTAACACTAATCCACACattagggaaaatgtacaattttaccgaagcaaatttaCCTACAAtactgcacacctttggagtgtggggagtaaccggagaaaacccacagggagaacgtataaactctacaACCaggacctgtagtcgggatcgaacccaggcctctggcgctgtaaggtagcagctctaccgctgcgccactgtggcggcCTAGATCATGCAGAGGAGctaagtttaacctggcatcatgttcagcatggacaatgtTCGATGAAGGGTGTCCCTGTGTTGTATTGTTCCGTGAGTGCCGAATCTGCTGCCATAACCTGGTCTCACATTTACGTGACCCACCAACATCATTGACTGCTAACATGGGCAATCCTATCCCATGGAAGACTTGCCATCCCACGGAAGATTTTTTCCTTTAAATGTTTTCCtttagatgttgggggagtccagaaccagggatcacagtttaagaataaggtataagccatttagaacggagacgaggaaacactttttctcacagagaattgtgagtctgtggaattctctgcctcagagggcggtggaggccggttctctggatactttcaagagagagctagatagggctcttaaagatagcggagtcaggggatatggggagaaggcaggaacggggtgccgattggggatgatcagtcatgatcacattgaatggcggtgttcgctcgaagtgctgaatggcctactccagcacctattgtctattgtctaaccttgGAAATACAGTACCGCAGTTGGGATTGTAGGATAAACTGCTTAGTGAACTGCAGTGAAAATATTCCCAACCCCACAATCTCAATCATTCCCTTCTACTGCTGAAAGCCTATACAATTCCAGTTTTTCCATCCATTTTCTATTTTAAGTATCCAATGGGGATCCCAGCAACTAATCCAAGGTGTAACTGGGTCAAAATGGCCCAGGAAGGCGCCTGTTCCAACTGCTCATTGCACAGATTTTATagagtcttttgctcagagtaggagaatcaagaaccagagagcataggtgagggggggggggggatttaataggaacctgaggggtaacctttttacacggagtggttggtgtatgggacaagctgccaaaggaggtagttgaggctggtattatcataacatttaagagacatctggagaggtacatggacaggataggtttagaaggttatgggacaagcgagggcaggtgggactagtatagataggACTTGTTTGGCATGGGAAAAATTGGgctgaggggcttgtttccacaatgTGACTATAACATTGAGAAGTTATAATCCAGCACAGTTAGAGGGAAGGGGTGATGGAAAGATCAGTGCTCTGCGATTTCAATTCCTATTCACCTTATACGTTGGAATATTCCAACAAGTGTCTTGGGTTTGTGGACATGGGTACTACCAAGGTCAGTCCTGCTGTTGCATGTTAAGCTGTCTACTGTCTACTGCTTATGTCTACTGTCGGGAAATAATGATCAGTTATCGGAGACTTAGAGGCGCTAACCATCACAACTAATCAGCTCCTGATCAGGATGGGACACAAGAGGCCTGACTGCTTTCCCAGCTGTTGGCAAGTTCTCTCTGCAAACTAAGGTAACTTCGGAGGCGATGCCACAAAATAATGGAATTCTTTTCcatacaaaaataataaaaacctaTTTTAAGGTGACCTCATACCTGTGCAACAACCTTTCAAGCCCTTAATATTTCAACTCAAGTGTTTGAAAACAAAACATCTACCACTTTAGCAATAAATAATTATTTATCAATTCACCCTGTGAGCTTGCAAATAAAGACCGACTTCCACCAGCAAGATGAGTGACAGTCTAAccagtggttagtgtgtgtggggacgATTCACAACAGTCATCATGTGTAGTACTACCGCAAATGCATTGATGAATTTGCACATCTAAAGCATCTTTCCCAGCCTCAGGACATTGAAAAATGCTTCAGTGCCAAAATAAATAGAATTAAAGTGCGGACAcaagagagactgcagatgccgaaATCAGGAGCAAGAAACAATCtgtaggaggaactcagcaggtgctgttctcaggaacagcttcttaccctCTGTTGtcaagcttctgaacggtccttccacgaACTAGGGTACTTCTGATTGACCTctacccattgtggacattgaactttgtctgtgaaactgatgtgctacaatgctgagaactatattctgcgctctgtatcttcccctttgctctatctattgtacttgagtttggtttgacTGTATTTAtggatagtattatctgatctgattggattgcatgcaaaacaatgcttttaaTTGTCTCTCAGTACACCTGACACTATACCTGTAACACCAACAACTGGCAAACACAAGGTCCGACAACAATGTTAAGCTAGAGagagtgttgccaggactcgaggcctgagctatagggagaggtagaccaggataggactttattccatggcgcgcaggaggatgagggatgaaccAGTAGAGGTTTTTTACTCaatagtagggaaatcaaga
The DNA window shown above is from Amblyraja radiata isolate CabotCenter1 chromosome 3, sAmbRad1.1.pri, whole genome shotgun sequence and carries:
- the LOC116971574 gene encoding profilin-3-like; the protein is MLDWKAYVAAVLQDSTIADIAIVGCTPKNKSIWACRSDGVFGRITSQEIEVIIDTDRKCILQNGITIGGKKYSIIRDNMLLENDPSMDIRTLGNEGMSICIGKSTKAMMILMGRKGVHGGVINKKMHDMVDFLSRNGKI